GTGATGCGGCGCTGCGTCCGGTTGCTGGCGAGGTTGACGTTCACGCCGATCGAGGTGGAGGGGTTTGAGCACGTCCCACGAGACGAGGTGTGCGTCATCGTGGCCAACCACCAGAGCTATCTCGATGGCCACTTGCTGGCCACGGTGCTGCCGGTCCGCTTCAGTTTCGTCGCCAAGTGATCCGCAAATCCAGGCCGTACCTGCCCTGACCCTGCGTGTTTTCGTCTCGGGTCGGTGCGGAATTCCGGTTAGACTTCTTCCATGGTGGTTACGAACGCCGAAAGCTGCCCGGGACATTGTGGTCGTCGCATTGCGGCCCGGGGACCATGTGTTCCTCGCCGAATTCAACATACATCTCAGTACGGTTCCCACTCCCGGCCTTGCAGCCAGCGTCCCGCTGAGCCCGGAGGATCGTGATCGCTACCTGACGGCCGGGGAGGGTATCGAGCCGGAGGACGACGAGATCTCGCGGACGCTCGACAGCCTGACCCAGGGT
This Gammaproteobacteria bacterium DNA region includes the following protein-coding sequences:
- a CDS encoding 1-acyl-sn-glycerol-3-phosphate acyltransferase, with product VMRRCVRLLARLTFTPIEVEGFEHVPRDEVCVIVANHQSYLDGHLLATVLPVRFSFVAK